A stretch of the Mycolicibacterium celeriflavum genome encodes the following:
- the serB gene encoding phosphoserine phosphatase SerB, giving the protein MPSRARSSLLITVTGRDRPGVTSALFEVLSRHQVELLNVEQVVIRGRLTLGVLVAGPAEVAGGAELRDAVTAAIHDVGLDVTIEPSDDEPVLREPSTHTIVVLGRPITAEVFGVVARELARLKVNIDFIRGVSDYPVTGLELRVSVADQAVYEQLQKALAHVAVTEEIDIALEDYSLTRRAKRLIVFDVDSTLIQGEVIEMLAARVGAQAAVAEVTEAAMRGELDFAESLHRRVATLADLPATVLDDVAEQIELTPGARTTVRTLRRLGYHCGIVSGGFRQVVEPLAHELMMDFVAANELEIVDGKLTGRVIGPVIDRAGKAKALRDFAQQAGVPMEQTVAVGDGANDIDMLAAAGLGVAFNAKPALREVADTSLSHPYLDTVLFILGITRGEIEAADALDGLVRRVDIPD; this is encoded by the coding sequence ATGCCGTCGCGCGCGCGCTCGTCGCTGTTGATCACGGTGACGGGGCGGGACCGCCCCGGCGTCACGTCGGCGCTTTTCGAGGTGTTGTCGCGGCATCAGGTCGAGTTGCTCAACGTCGAGCAGGTCGTGATCCGCGGTCGGCTGACGCTGGGAGTGCTGGTCGCGGGACCGGCCGAGGTGGCCGGCGGTGCCGAGCTGCGCGACGCGGTGACAGCGGCGATCCACGACGTCGGGTTGGACGTCACGATCGAGCCCAGTGACGACGAGCCTGTCCTGCGTGAGCCCTCCACACACACCATCGTCGTGCTCGGCCGTCCCATCACGGCCGAGGTGTTCGGCGTGGTCGCCCGTGAGCTTGCGAGGCTGAAGGTCAACATCGACTTCATCCGCGGCGTATCCGATTACCCGGTAACCGGATTGGAGCTGCGCGTGTCGGTGGCCGACCAAGCGGTCTACGAACAGCTTCAGAAGGCACTGGCACACGTCGCGGTCACCGAGGAAATCGACATCGCGCTCGAGGACTACAGCCTGACGCGACGAGCCAAGCGGCTCATCGTATTCGACGTCGACTCGACTCTGATCCAGGGCGAGGTGATCGAGATGCTGGCCGCACGCGTGGGTGCGCAGGCCGCCGTCGCCGAGGTCACCGAGGCCGCCATGCGTGGGGAACTCGACTTCGCCGAATCGCTGCACCGGCGCGTGGCGACGCTGGCGGACCTTCCTGCGACGGTGCTCGACGACGTCGCCGAACAGATCGAGTTGACCCCCGGAGCCCGGACCACGGTGCGCACGTTGCGGCGGTTGGGATATCACTGCGGCATCGTGTCGGGTGGCTTCCGGCAGGTCGTCGAACCGCTCGCACACGAGCTGATGATGGATTTCGTCGCGGCCAACGAACTCGAGATCGTCGACGGCAAGCTGACCGGGCGGGTCATCGGCCCCGTCATCGACCGGGCCGGAAAAGCCAAGGCGCTGCGCGATTTCGCGCAACAAGCCGGCGTGCCGATGGAGCAAACGGTCGCCGTCGGCGACGGCGCCAACGACATCGACATGCTCGCGGCCGCGGGCCTCGGCGTGGCCTTCAACGCCAAGCCGGCGCTGCGGGAGGTCGCCGACACCTCGCTGAGCCATCCGTATCTGGACACCGTGCTGTTCATTCTCGGCATCACCCGCGGCGAGATCGAGGCCGCCGATGCCCTCGACGGCCTGGTGCGCCGGGTCGACATCCCGGACTAG
- the ctaD gene encoding aa3-type cytochrome oxidase subunit I, which produces MVAEAPPIGELEARRPFPERLGPKGNLVYKLITTTDHKMIGIMYCVACFIFFFIGGLMALFMRTELAMPGLQFLSNEQFNQLFTMHGTVMLLFYATPIVFGFANLVLPLQIGAPDVAFPRLNALSFWLFVFGALIAISGFITPGGAADFGWTAYAPLSNAIHSPGAGGDLWILGLAISGLGTILGGVNMITTVVCMRAPGMTMFRMPVFTWNILVTSILVLLAFPLLTAALFGLAADRHLGAHIYDPANGGVLLYQHLFWYFGHPEVYIIALPFFGIVSEIFPVFSRKPIFGYTTLIYATISIAALSIAVWAHHMYATGAVLLPFFSFMTFLIAVPTGIKFFNWIGTMWKGQLTFETPMLFSVGFLLTFLLGGLSGVLLASPPLDFHVTDSYFVIAHFHYVLFGTIVFATYAGIYFWFPKMTGRLLDERLGKLHFWLTFIGFHTTFLVQHWVGDEGMPRRYADYLPTDGFTTLNVVSTIGAFILGISTLPFVWNIFKSWRYGEPVTVDDPWGYGNSLEWATSCPPPRHNFTELPRIRSERPAFELHYPHMVERMRAEAHVGRSHAHADSRPVDQSS; this is translated from the coding sequence TTGGTAGCCGAAGCGCCCCCAATCGGAGAACTCGAGGCACGGCGTCCGTTCCCGGAGCGACTCGGTCCCAAGGGCAACCTGGTCTACAAGCTCATCACCACCACCGATCACAAGATGATCGGCATCATGTACTGCGTCGCCTGCTTCATCTTCTTCTTCATCGGCGGGCTGATGGCGCTGTTCATGCGCACCGAGCTGGCGATGCCGGGCCTGCAGTTCCTGTCGAACGAACAGTTCAACCAGCTGTTCACCATGCACGGCACGGTGATGCTGCTGTTCTACGCGACCCCGATCGTGTTCGGGTTCGCCAACCTGGTGCTGCCGCTGCAGATCGGCGCGCCGGACGTGGCGTTCCCGCGGCTCAACGCCCTGTCGTTCTGGCTGTTCGTCTTCGGCGCATTGATCGCCATCTCCGGCTTCATCACCCCGGGCGGCGCGGCGGACTTCGGTTGGACCGCGTACGCGCCGCTGAGCAATGCCATCCACTCGCCCGGCGCCGGCGGAGACCTGTGGATCCTGGGCTTGGCCATATCAGGTCTGGGCACCATCCTCGGCGGGGTCAACATGATCACCACCGTGGTGTGCATGCGCGCGCCCGGCATGACGATGTTCCGGATGCCGGTGTTCACCTGGAACATCCTGGTGACGTCGATCCTGGTGCTGCTGGCCTTCCCGCTGTTGACCGCGGCGCTGTTCGGACTGGCCGCCGACCGCCATCTCGGCGCGCACATCTACGACCCGGCCAACGGTGGCGTGCTGCTGTATCAGCACCTGTTCTGGTACTTCGGCCACCCCGAGGTGTACATCATCGCGTTGCCGTTCTTCGGGATTGTCAGCGAGATCTTCCCGGTGTTCAGCCGCAAGCCGATCTTTGGCTACACCACGTTGATCTACGCGACCATTTCGATTGCCGCACTGTCCATCGCGGTGTGGGCGCACCACATGTATGCCACCGGCGCCGTGCTGCTGCCGTTCTTCTCGTTCATGACGTTCCTGATCGCGGTGCCGACGGGCATCAAGTTCTTCAACTGGATCGGCACGATGTGGAAGGGCCAGTTGACGTTCGAGACGCCGATGCTGTTCTCGGTCGGCTTCCTGCTGACCTTCCTGCTCGGTGGCCTCTCCGGCGTGTTGTTGGCCAGCCCGCCGCTGGACTTCCACGTCACCGACAGCTACTTCGTCATCGCGCACTTCCACTACGTGCTGTTCGGCACCATCGTGTTCGCCACCTACGCGGGCATCTATTTCTGGTTCCCGAAGATGACCGGTCGACTGCTCGACGAGCGGCTCGGCAAGCTGCACTTCTGGTTGACGTTCATCGGCTTCCACACCACCTTCCTGGTGCAGCACTGGGTCGGCGACGAGGGTATGCCGCGGCGCTACGCGGACTACCTGCCGACGGACGGGTTCACCACGCTCAACGTAGTCTCGACCATCGGCGCGTTCATCCTCGGCATCTCGACGCTGCCGTTCGTCTGGAACATCTTCAAGAGCTGGCGTTACGGCGAGCCGGTCACCGTCGACGACCCGTGGGGTTATGGCAACTCGCTGGAGTGGGCGACTTCGTGTCCGCCGCCGCGGCACAACTTCACCGAGCTGCCCCGGATCCGTTCGGAGCGGCCCGCTTTCGAATTGCACTACCCGCACATGGTGGAACGGATGCGCGCCGAAGCGCACGTGGGGCGCAGTCACGCTCACGCGGACTCGCGGCCCGTCGACCAATCCAGCTGA
- a CDS encoding iron-siderophore ABC transporter substrate-binding protein codes for MLISGPRRGLVAGRTLSLAAIATAIGVTVVSGCGSPGGDAPGTAAPQSIVTSTTKIAGAGVLGNERRPDESCAPEPTPVDPGPPDRMVRHAAGETRVPADPQRIVVLSGDQLDALCALGLQSRVVAAALPDGSDSQPSYLGQVIHDVPGAGTRSAPDMDAIRAAAPELILGSQALTPEAFGALSEIAPTVFTGPPGPAWQDNLRTVGAATGRQDAANGLVEEFHRAADRTGADNDATHFQASVVQFTDTTMRVYGVDTFPGSVLSDVGVDRPATQRFTDRPYVEVGISDKDLADNPDLSIADGDIVYLSFESDAAREHAPEVLESDAWKRLSAMRDGRVFAVNNEVWQTGKGIVAARGILADLRWLNAPIN; via the coding sequence GTGCTGATCAGCGGACCGCGAAGGGGTCTTGTGGCGGGGCGGACGCTCAGTCTGGCGGCGATCGCCACGGCAATCGGCGTGACTGTGGTCAGCGGTTGCGGCTCCCCCGGCGGGGACGCCCCCGGCACCGCCGCACCGCAGTCGATCGTGACCAGTACGACGAAAATCGCCGGCGCCGGGGTGCTGGGCAACGAGCGCAGGCCGGACGAGTCCTGCGCACCCGAGCCCACGCCGGTGGATCCGGGGCCGCCGGACCGGATGGTGCGTCATGCGGCGGGCGAGACCCGCGTTCCCGCCGACCCGCAGCGCATCGTTGTCCTCTCCGGTGACCAGCTCGATGCGCTGTGCGCCCTGGGGTTGCAGTCGCGTGTGGTGGCGGCCGCGTTGCCCGACGGGTCGGACAGCCAGCCGTCGTACCTCGGTCAGGTCATTCACGACGTACCCGGCGCCGGCACCCGCAGCGCCCCCGACATGGACGCAATCCGGGCCGCGGCGCCCGAGCTGATCCTCGGTTCGCAGGCGCTGACGCCCGAAGCGTTCGGCGCGCTGTCGGAGATCGCGCCCACGGTGTTCACCGGGCCGCCCGGGCCGGCGTGGCAGGACAATCTGCGCACGGTGGGCGCGGCGACCGGACGCCAGGACGCCGCCAACGGTCTGGTCGAGGAGTTTCACCGAGCCGCCGACAGGACCGGCGCCGACAACGACGCCACCCATTTTCAGGCGTCGGTCGTGCAGTTCACCGACACCACGATGCGGGTGTACGGCGTCGACACGTTCCCGGGCAGCGTGCTTTCCGACGTCGGCGTCGATCGCCCTGCGACGCAACGCTTCACCGACAGGCCCTACGTCGAGGTGGGGATCAGCGACAAGGACCTGGCCGACAATCCCGACCTGTCCATCGCCGACGGTGACATCGTCTACCTGTCGTTCGAGTCGGACGCGGCCCGGGAGCACGCGCCGGAGGTGCTGGAGAGCGACGCGTGGAAAAGGCTCAGCGCCATGCGCGACGGGCGGGTCTTCGCGGTCAACAACGAGGTGTGGCAGACCGGAAAGGGCATTGTCGCCGCCCGGGGGATCCTCGCCGACCTGCGCTGGCTCAACGCCCCGATCAACTAG
- a CDS encoding YciI family protein — MFHVLKSTYLQPPEVVNQTRPAHLEWLKNEVSAGRIVLAGRQEDESGAVLITGDIDADAAQDIIDRDPYTLADVASYERLSFNGAFRAPGL, encoded by the coding sequence GTGTTCCACGTCCTGAAGTCGACCTATCTGCAGCCGCCCGAGGTCGTCAACCAGACCAGGCCAGCCCACCTCGAATGGCTCAAGAACGAGGTCAGCGCGGGCCGAATCGTGCTGGCCGGCCGCCAGGAGGACGAGTCCGGCGCTGTGCTGATCACGGGCGACATCGATGCCGACGCGGCCCAGGACATCATCGACCGCGACCCGTACACGCTGGCCGATGTCGCCAGCTACGAACGACTGTCGTTCAACGGCGCGTTCCGCGCGCCGGGACTGTAG
- a CDS encoding NAD(P)-dependent alcohol dehydrogenase, with translation MSTVTAYAAPSPTEPLTKNTITRREVGPHDVAFDIHFSGICHSDIHTVRDEWGRATYPLVPGHEIAGVVTQVGAEVTKFRVGDRVGVGCFVDSCRECAQCRAGEEQYCAKGMIGTYNAVGRDGEPTQGGYSGAIVVDENYVLRIPDGLRLDAAAPLLCAGITLYSPLRHWNAGPGTRVAIVGLGGLGHMGVKLAHAMGAHVTVLSQSLKKMEDGLRLGADEYYATSDPETFTKLRGSFDLILNTVSANLDLAGYLGLLKLDGTLVELGMPENPMSVPAGALIFGRRRIAGSLIGGIAETQEMLDFCAQHGVLPEIEVIKPDYINEAYERVLASDVRYRFVIDTESLRA, from the coding sequence ATGAGCACCGTTACCGCATATGCCGCACCATCGCCGACCGAACCGCTCACCAAAAACACGATCACCCGCCGCGAGGTGGGGCCGCACGACGTGGCGTTCGACATCCATTTCTCGGGCATCTGTCACTCCGACATCCACACCGTTCGCGACGAGTGGGGCCGGGCGACCTATCCGCTGGTGCCCGGGCATGAGATCGCGGGCGTCGTCACCCAGGTCGGTGCCGAGGTAACCAAGTTCAGAGTGGGCGACCGCGTCGGCGTCGGCTGTTTCGTCGACTCCTGCCGCGAATGCGCGCAGTGCCGCGCCGGCGAGGAACAGTACTGCGCGAAGGGCATGATCGGCACCTACAACGCTGTCGGTCGCGACGGTGAGCCGACGCAGGGCGGTTACAGCGGCGCGATCGTGGTGGACGAGAACTATGTGCTACGCATCCCCGACGGCCTGCGGCTGGACGCTGCCGCGCCGCTGCTGTGCGCGGGCATCACGCTGTATTCGCCTCTGCGACATTGGAATGCGGGTCCAGGCACCCGGGTGGCGATCGTCGGGCTCGGCGGGCTGGGACATATGGGCGTCAAGCTTGCGCACGCGATGGGCGCGCACGTGACGGTGCTGAGCCAGTCGCTGAAGAAGATGGAGGACGGGCTGCGTCTCGGCGCCGACGAGTACTACGCCACCTCCGATCCCGAGACCTTCACCAAACTCCGCGGATCGTTCGACCTGATCCTGAACACGGTGTCGGCCAACCTCGATCTGGCCGGCTATCTCGGATTGCTCAAACTCGACGGCACGTTGGTGGAATTAGGGATGCCGGAGAACCCGATGTCGGTACCCGCCGGCGCGCTGATCTTCGGTCGACGCCGCATCGCCGGTTCGTTGATCGGTGGTATCGCCGAAACGCAGGAGATGCTCGATTTCTGCGCCCAGCACGGGGTGCTGCCGGAAATCGAGGTCATCAAGCCGGACTACATCAACGAGGCGTACGAGCGGGTATTGGCCAGCGATGTGCGGTACCGCTTCGTGATCGACACCGAGTCACTGCGGGCTTGA
- a CDS encoding DUF1918 domain-containing protein gives MKANVGDWLVIKGRTTERSEQRGLITEVHSADGSPPYVVRWVATGHLATVVPGPDAIVVKAEEQEAADERAQERAAHRAAGG, from the coding sequence ATGAAGGCAAACGTAGGCGATTGGTTGGTGATCAAGGGCAGGACAACAGAGCGTTCGGAACAGCGGGGGCTTATTACGGAGGTGCACTCGGCCGACGGCTCGCCGCCGTACGTCGTGCGCTGGGTGGCCACCGGCCATCTGGCGACGGTGGTTCCTGGTCCTGACGCGATTGTTGTGAAGGCAGAGGAGCAGGAAGCTGCGGACGAGCGGGCACAGGAACGGGCCGCGCACCGTGCCGCCGGCGGGTAA
- a CDS encoding zinc ribbon domain-containing protein has protein sequence MSKTHSGNALGLGLVVVGAAALAISVFLPLTERTGVFSMVQNNSLIQHGGWILLLFAIGIAASGVGASQGRSYQWIWCLVGCTIAGAILIYTGSDENTRTLYPVGPDGAADITQPGVVAPLGIAIYVAGAGVVAAAAGALTLAGFGSDLGGDDEELVRRWAEEDSPAKKKCPDCAERVLYDARVCKHCGYRFGDAIPKLEPKPPPPDPQAAEREVRCHNCSHVQQEAFNVTLTSCDNCGATVKLPRGKREAAPAPTVQKRFVRCSICDAEQAIRATAQRFTCGKCGETMTAPPA, from the coding sequence GTGAGCAAGACACATTCTGGAAATGCTCTCGGGTTAGGCCTCGTCGTCGTGGGTGCCGCCGCGCTAGCCATCTCCGTATTTCTTCCGCTAACCGAACGTACGGGCGTGTTCTCGATGGTGCAGAACAACTCCCTCATCCAGCACGGCGGTTGGATCCTTCTCCTCTTCGCTATCGGGATAGCGGCAAGCGGAGTCGGTGCGAGCCAAGGACGCTCGTATCAGTGGATATGGTGCTTAGTGGGATGCACCATCGCCGGGGCAATCCTGATTTACACCGGCAGCGACGAAAACACGCGAACCCTTTACCCGGTCGGTCCAGACGGTGCTGCCGACATCACCCAACCCGGCGTCGTCGCGCCCCTAGGAATCGCTATATATGTCGCCGGTGCGGGAGTGGTGGCAGCCGCTGCCGGTGCGCTCACACTCGCAGGATTTGGGTCGGACCTAGGCGGCGACGATGAAGAGTTGGTGCGTCGTTGGGCCGAAGAGGACTCGCCCGCGAAAAAGAAATGTCCCGACTGCGCGGAGAGAGTGCTCTATGACGCCCGCGTCTGCAAGCATTGCGGATACCGCTTCGGCGACGCCATCCCGAAACTAGAACCCAAGCCGCCACCGCCGGATCCACAAGCCGCCGAACGCGAAGTCCGCTGCCACAACTGCAGCCATGTGCAGCAAGAAGCCTTCAACGTCACACTCACTTCCTGCGACAACTGTGGGGCGACGGTGAAACTACCTCGCGGCAAACGAGAGGCGGCGCCAGCGCCGACTGTGCAAAAGCGATTTGTGCGGTGCTCCATATGCGACGCGGAGCAAGCGATTCGCGCGACGGCGCAGCGGTTTACGTGTGGGAAATGCGGAGAAACAATGACTGCGCCACCGGCATGA
- the ligD gene encoding non-homologous end-joining DNA ligase encodes MLATLGKPPTQFDSWALEAKYDGQRGMAVVDGGTVKLWSRSGAAFTRTFAEIATALSTGNRRLVLDGEIVALDEIGVPSFSRLQRRWPQNRRPTPDLLRQVPVRFYVFDVLELDGRDLTRKPYTMRRRELEDLADHYGCVVRVPANWTEPDPASVLESSAELGLEGIVCKHLDSTYTLGVRSRDWIKTCHRHRSSFVIGGWLPGTGVNRNTLGAVLVGAYTPAGQLRFCGVVSAGLTEAARRRLTEAVKPLQRSACPFRDVPADFAPYAVWVHPQLVGDVEFREFRGSLRHPSLKGLRVDMGDLEAVAIPT; translated from the coding sequence ATGCTGGCCACCCTCGGTAAGCCGCCCACCCAGTTCGACAGCTGGGCGCTCGAGGCGAAATACGACGGGCAGCGCGGCATGGCCGTCGTCGATGGCGGCACGGTGAAGCTATGGAGCCGCAGCGGCGCCGCCTTCACACGAACCTTCGCGGAGATCGCCACGGCACTTTCCACCGGCAACCGCCGCCTGGTTCTCGACGGAGAAATCGTCGCCCTGGACGAAATTGGCGTCCCGTCGTTCAGCCGTTTACAACGACGCTGGCCCCAGAACCGCCGCCCAACCCCCGACCTACTACGCCAGGTCCCGGTCCGCTTCTATGTGTTCGACGTCCTTGAACTCGACGGCCGCGACCTCACCCGTAAGCCGTACACGATGCGACGCCGCGAACTCGAGGATCTGGCCGATCACTATGGGTGCGTCGTTCGAGTGCCTGCGAACTGGACAGAGCCGGACCCGGCATCGGTCCTCGAATCCTCGGCCGAACTCGGACTCGAAGGCATCGTCTGCAAACACCTCGACAGCACCTATACGCTCGGAGTGCGATCTAGGGACTGGATTAAGACGTGCCATCGCCACAGGAGTTCCTTCGTGATCGGCGGATGGCTGCCCGGAACGGGCGTGAATCGCAACACCTTGGGTGCGGTTCTCGTCGGCGCCTACACGCCCGCGGGCCAGCTGAGATTCTGCGGCGTGGTGTCCGCCGGTCTCACCGAAGCGGCCCGCCGGCGACTTACAGAAGCGGTAAAGCCGTTGCAACGCAGCGCATGTCCTTTCCGCGATGTGCCCGCAGACTTCGCCCCGTACGCCGTCTGGGTTCATCCGCAGCTAGTCGGCGACGTCGAGTTCCGCGAATTCCGGGGATCTCTTCGGCACCCTTCATTGAAGGGGCTCAGAGTAGACATGGGAGACCTCGAGGCGGTTGCCATCCCTACCTAA
- the nrdF gene encoding class 1b ribonucleoside-diphosphate reductase subunit beta, producing MKLIDRVSAINWNRLQDEKDAEVWDRLTGNFWLPEKVPVSNDIPSWNTLNDNEKQLTMRVFTGLTLLDTIQGTVGAVSLIPDALTPHEEAVYTNIAFMESVHARSYSNIFSTLCSTAEIDDAFRWSEENPNLQRKAEIVMRYYKGDEPLKRKVASTLLESFLFYSGFYLPMYWSSRAKLTNTADMIRLIIRDEAVHGYYIGYKYQRGLAMEDAARQQELKDYTYELLFELYDNEVEYTQDLYDSVGLTEDVKKFLRYNANKALMNLGYEALFPRDETDVNPAILSALAPNADENHDFFSGSGSSYVIGKAVVTEDEDWDF from the coding sequence ATGAAGCTGATTGACCGCGTTTCGGCGATCAACTGGAACCGTCTCCAGGACGAGAAGGACGCCGAGGTGTGGGACCGGTTGACGGGCAACTTCTGGTTGCCGGAGAAGGTTCCGGTGTCCAACGACATCCCGTCGTGGAACACGCTCAACGACAACGAGAAGCAGCTGACGATGCGGGTGTTCACGGGCCTGACGCTGCTCGACACCATCCAGGGCACGGTCGGCGCGGTGAGCCTGATTCCCGACGCGCTGACCCCGCACGAGGAAGCGGTCTACACCAACATCGCGTTCATGGAGTCGGTGCACGCACGTAGCTACAGCAACATCTTCTCCACGCTGTGTTCGACCGCCGAGATCGACGATGCGTTCCGCTGGTCGGAGGAGAACCCGAATCTTCAGCGCAAGGCCGAGATCGTCATGCGGTACTACAAGGGCGACGAGCCGCTGAAGCGCAAGGTGGCCTCGACGCTGCTGGAGAGCTTCCTGTTCTACTCCGGCTTCTACCTGCCGATGTACTGGAGCAGCCGGGCCAAGCTGACCAACACCGCCGACATGATCCGGCTGATCATCCGCGACGAGGCCGTGCACGGCTACTACATCGGCTACAAGTACCAGCGCGGCCTGGCCATGGAAGATGCCGCCAGGCAACAGGAGCTCAAGGACTACACCTATGAGCTGCTGTTCGAGCTCTACGACAACGAGGTCGAATACACCCAGGACCTCTACGACAGTGTCGGGCTGACCGAGGACGTCAAGAAGTTCCTGCGCTACAACGCGAACAAGGCGTTGATGAACCTGGGCTACGAGGCGCTGTTCCCGCGCGACGAGACCGACGTCAACCCGGCGATCCTGTCCGCGCTGGCGCCGAACGCCGACGAGAACCACGACTTCTTCTCGGGCTCAGGCTCGAGCTACGTGATCGGCAAGGCCGTCGTCACCGAAGACGAAGACTGGGACTTCTAA
- a CDS encoding flavin-containing monooxygenase, producing MTVAEQTADDTTARHLAHTRALIIGTGFSGLGMAIALQRQNVDFLMLEKADEIGGTWRDNTYPGCACDIPSHMYSFSFEPKPDWKHMWSFQPEIFDYLKGVTDKYGLRRYIRFGSHVDRAHWDDDENRWHVFTKDGREFVAQFVISGAGGLHIPLVPDFAGLDEFTGAAFHSAEWDHSVDITGKRVAVIGTGASAIQIVPEIVKDVAELHLYQRTPAWVMPRPNNPIPEWMRNLFATVPGTRALVRAGIYWLHEAVGFAMTKQPRLLKIGDLLGKWNIRRSVKDKELRRKLTPNYRAGCKRILNSDTYYVGVANPKTEVITDGISRFTPTGIVTADGAEREVDVVVFATGFHVTDSYTYVHIKGPRGEDLVDRWNREGIAALRGITVAEMPNLFFLLGPNTALGHNSVVFMIESQIRYAAQAIAAVDEKGVQALAPTRQAQDRYNEELQGELAGTVWSTGGCQSWYLDEHGVNRTLWSGMTWQYWLATRKFDPSEYRFFGENRVARRPAPAPISA from the coding sequence ATGACGGTTGCCGAGCAGACGGCCGATGACACCACCGCCCGACACCTTGCGCACACCCGCGCGCTGATCATCGGCACCGGCTTCTCCGGCCTCGGTATGGCCATCGCGTTGCAGCGCCAGAACGTCGACTTCCTGATGCTGGAGAAGGCCGACGAGATCGGCGGCACGTGGCGCGACAACACCTATCCGGGGTGTGCCTGCGACATCCCGTCGCACATGTACTCGTTCTCCTTCGAACCGAAGCCGGACTGGAAACACATGTGGTCTTTCCAGCCGGAGATCTTCGACTACCTCAAGGGTGTCACCGACAAGTACGGCCTGCGCCGCTACATCCGCTTCGGTTCACACGTCGACCGCGCGCACTGGGACGACGACGAGAACCGCTGGCACGTCTTCACCAAGGACGGCCGCGAGTTCGTCGCGCAGTTCGTGATCTCCGGTGCGGGCGGTTTGCACATTCCGTTGGTGCCGGACTTCGCCGGGCTCGACGAATTCACCGGCGCCGCTTTCCATTCCGCGGAGTGGGACCACAGCGTCGATATCACCGGCAAGCGCGTCGCGGTGATCGGCACCGGCGCCAGCGCGATCCAGATCGTCCCCGAGATCGTCAAGGACGTCGCCGAGCTGCACCTGTATCAGCGCACACCCGCGTGGGTGATGCCGAGGCCCAACAACCCGATCCCGGAGTGGATGCGCAACCTCTTCGCCACCGTGCCGGGCACCCGGGCGCTGGTTCGCGCGGGCATCTACTGGCTCCACGAGGCGGTCGGTTTCGCGATGACCAAGCAGCCCCGGTTGCTGAAAATCGGCGACCTGCTGGGCAAGTGGAACATCCGCCGGTCGGTCAAGGACAAGGAACTGCGCCGCAAGCTCACCCCGAACTACCGCGCCGGCTGCAAGCGGATCCTGAACTCCGACACTTACTACGTCGGGGTCGCCAACCCGAAGACCGAAGTCATCACCGACGGCATCTCGCGGTTCACGCCGACCGGAATCGTCACCGCCGACGGCGCCGAACGCGAGGTCGACGTCGTCGTGTTCGCGACGGGCTTTCACGTCACCGACTCCTACACCTATGTCCACATCAAGGGCCCCCGCGGAGAGGACCTGGTGGACCGGTGGAACCGTGAAGGCATCGCGGCCCTGCGCGGCATCACCGTGGCCGAAATGCCGAACCTGTTCTTCCTGCTCGGCCCGAACACCGCGCTCGGCCACAACTCCGTGGTGTTCATGATCGAGTCGCAGATCCGCTACGCCGCGCAAGCGATCGCGGCGGTCGACGAGAAGGGCGTGCAGGCGCTGGCGCCGACGCGGCAGGCGCAGGATCGCTACAACGAGGAGTTGCAGGGCGAGCTGGCCGGCACGGTGTGGAGCACCGGAGGTTGCCAGAGCTGGTACCTCGACGAGCACGGCGTGAACCGGACGTTGTGGAGCGGCATGACGTGGCAGTACTGGTTGGCCACCCGCAAGTTCGACCCGTCGGAATACCGGTTCTTCGGCGAAAATCGCGTGGCTCGGCGGCCTGCTCCGGCGCCCATTTCTGCATAG